In a single window of the Nitrospirota bacterium genome:
- a CDS encoding EAL domain-containing protein — MATSFHRLATMSLLQIAETIARTMGVDEWEIERRKAFLEFTDRDVELLRDLHTRLTAKPAEFVDAFYAHLLAFEETRQLLSDPSTVERLKHRQAAYFDSLTAGRYGADYVHHRIHVGAAHHRIGLGPKWYLGAYNKYLAGLMTEAWGLASNDPQKAIDTVTALVKIVFFDIGLTLDTYHHIDRWTIADLQTHAQQIVANIPSGVVVLSADLRVLFASRTFLEIADVSPERAVGMPLEAFFPGVSWWDRVARVLGVGESQSRLDVELVGKQGTRHLQMTLAVILRSTQEATEQRPDRARLLLVVDDVTERKRVEDSLRESQRSLSTLISNLSGMVYRCANDPNWTIEYASEGALALTGYPADAFLQQRVMYGSLIHPDDQQPVWNKVQENIQAKRPFELVYRIRTAAGDERWVWEQGQGVFSVQGDLLALEGFVTDITERRLAEEARRESEDRYRNLIENAHDMIQSVGPDGRFLFVNRAWLATMGYSAEEVSSLTLFQVIAPQSLSHCQQVFERLLSGAPVELVQAELVAKDGRTVLVEGNVTARYSDGQLVATHAIFRNVTERREWEARLDHMTHHDLLTNLPNRAVFMDRISQALVRIRTRRTARPLAVLLLDLDRFKLVNETLGHESGDRLLSTVAQRLTDCLRNGDTVARLGGDEFAILLPEIAKASDMVIVVEKIFAALRASFVVDGHEIFMTTSIGISIAPDDGDEAGVLLRNADAAMYRAKDQGRNTYQLYSPAMNVSTLERLSLESNLRHALERDEFVVYYQPQVRLGTGRIIGVEALVRWQHPEWGLVSPARFIPLAEETGLIVPIGERVLRAACTQNRGWQDQGIPSLPVSVNLSARQFQQPDLKAMIARVLRETGLDPRWLELELTESLLMEDADRTIATLGELRAMGIRVAMDDFGIGYSSLSYLKRFPIDTIKIDQSFVRHVTTDADDAAIATAIIAMAHSLKLTVVAEGVETDEQSAFLAQQQCDAIQGYLVSPPRPAEELTTLLRTNDSSRRAA, encoded by the coding sequence GTGGCCACATCGTTCCATCGGTTGGCCACCATGTCCCTCCTCCAGATCGCTGAAACCATCGCCCGCACGATGGGGGTGGATGAGTGGGAGATCGAGCGCCGCAAAGCGTTCCTGGAGTTCACGGACCGCGACGTCGAACTCCTCCGAGACCTGCACACGCGCTTGACAGCCAAACCAGCGGAATTTGTCGACGCGTTCTACGCGCATCTGCTTGCCTTTGAGGAAACGCGGCAGCTCCTGTCCGATCCCTCGACCGTTGAGCGACTCAAGCACCGCCAGGCGGCCTACTTTGATAGCCTGACGGCCGGCCGGTACGGAGCCGACTACGTCCATCACCGGATCCACGTCGGCGCCGCCCACCATCGGATTGGTCTGGGCCCCAAGTGGTACCTTGGCGCGTACAACAAGTATCTCGCGGGGTTGATGACCGAAGCCTGGGGACTGGCGTCCAACGATCCTCAAAAGGCGATCGACACGGTGACGGCGTTGGTGAAGATCGTCTTCTTCGACATCGGACTCACCCTGGATACCTATCACCACATTGATCGATGGACCATCGCGGACCTGCAGACTCACGCGCAGCAAATCGTGGCCAACATTCCGTCTGGTGTGGTGGTCCTGTCGGCGGATCTGCGCGTGCTCTTTGCGAGTCGCACGTTTCTTGAAATCGCTGACGTCTCCCCAGAGCGAGCGGTGGGCATGCCGCTGGAGGCGTTCTTCCCCGGTGTCAGTTGGTGGGATCGTGTGGCCCGAGTGTTGGGCGTCGGTGAGTCCCAGTCGCGGCTCGATGTCGAGCTGGTCGGCAAACAGGGGACGCGGCACCTTCAGATGACCTTGGCCGTCATTCTGCGCTCAACCCAGGAGGCGACCGAACAGAGGCCCGACCGAGCCCGGTTGTTGCTGGTCGTCGACGATGTGACCGAACGCAAGCGGGTGGAGGATTCGCTTCGCGAAAGCCAGCGAAGCCTCTCGACGCTGATCAGCAACCTCTCCGGGATGGTCTACCGCTGCGCCAACGATCCGAACTGGACGATCGAGTACGCGAGCGAAGGCGCGCTTGCGCTCACTGGTTACCCCGCAGATGCGTTTCTCCAGCAGCGTGTCATGTATGGCAGCTTGATTCATCCGGATGACCAACAGCCGGTGTGGAACAAGGTGCAGGAGAACATTCAGGCGAAGAGACCGTTCGAGCTGGTCTACCGGATCCGCACAGCAGCCGGCGACGAGCGGTGGGTGTGGGAGCAAGGACAGGGCGTGTTTTCGGTGCAGGGAGACCTGCTCGCGTTGGAGGGGTTTGTCACGGATATCACCGAACGACGGTTGGCGGAGGAGGCGCGTCGGGAGAGCGAGGATCGGTATCGCAACCTGATTGAGAACGCCCACGACATGATTCAGAGCGTGGGGCCGGACGGCCGCTTCCTCTTCGTGAACCGGGCCTGGTTGGCGACCATGGGCTATAGCGCCGAGGAGGTCTCGTCGCTCACGTTGTTTCAGGTGATCGCCCCCCAGTCGCTGTCCCATTGCCAGCAGGTATTTGAACGGCTCCTGTCCGGCGCACCTGTGGAGCTCGTTCAGGCTGAGTTGGTTGCCAAGGATGGGCGGACGGTCCTGGTGGAGGGCAACGTCACGGCCCGGTATTCCGATGGCCAACTGGTCGCGACGCACGCTATCTTTCGCAACGTCACCGAGCGGCGCGAGTGGGAGGCGCGTCTTGATCACATGACGCACCACGATTTGCTGACGAACCTGCCGAACCGGGCCGTGTTCATGGACCGGATCAGTCAGGCGTTGGTTCGGATTCGCACGCGCAGGACCGCGCGTCCCCTCGCGGTGCTGCTGCTGGATTTGGACCGTTTCAAGCTCGTGAACGAGACCTTGGGACACGAGAGCGGTGATCGACTGCTTTCGACCGTTGCGCAACGATTGACCGACTGTCTTCGCAACGGGGACACCGTGGCCCGGCTCGGCGGCGACGAGTTCGCGATCCTACTGCCGGAGATCGCGAAGGCGAGCGACATGGTGATCGTTGTGGAGAAGATCTTCGCCGCGTTGCGCGCCTCGTTCGTGGTGGATGGCCACGAGATTTTCATGACGACCAGCATCGGGATCAGCATCGCTCCGGACGACGGGGACGAGGCCGGCGTGCTGTTGAGGAACGCCGACGCGGCCATGTACCGCGCCAAGGACCAAGGCCGGAATACGTACCAGTTGTATTCTCCGGCGATGAACGTCAGCACCCTTGAACGGCTGTCGCTCGAAAGCAACTTGCGCCACGCCTTGGAACGCGACGAGTTCGTGGTGTACTACCAACCGCAGGTGCGCCTTGGGACGGGGCGCATCATCGGGGTGGAAGCGCTCGTGCGCTGGCAGCATCCGGAGTGGGGATTGGTGTCGCCGGCCAGGTTCATTCCCCTGGCCGAGGAAACCGGTCTCATCGTGCCGATCGGCGAGCGGGTGTTACGGGCGGCCTGCACTCAAAACCGGGGGTGGCAGGACCAAGGGATCCCGTCGCTCCCCGTGTCGGTCAACTTGTCCGCACGTCAGTTTCAGCAGCCGGACCTCAAGGCCATGATCGCGCGCGTCTTGCGCGAGACGGGTCTTGATCCGCGGTGGCTTGAACTGGAACTGACCGAGAGCCTGTTAATGGAAGACGCGGACCGGACGATCGCCACGCTGGGAGAACTCCGCGCGATGGGCATCCGGGTGGCGATGGACGATTTTGGGATCGGGTATTCCTCACTGAGCTATCTGAAGCGGTTTCCCATCGACACGATCAAAATCGACCAATCATTCGTTAGGCACGTGACCACCGATGCCGACGACGCCGCGATCGCCACCGCGATCATCGCGATGGCCCACAGTCTCAAGCTGACCGTGGTGGCGGAAGGGGTGGAGACGGACGAGCAGTCAGCGTTCTTGGCGCAGCAGCAATGCGATGCGATTCAAGGCTATCTGGTGAGCCCCCCGCGTCCGGCTGAGGAGCTGACGACGCTGTTGCGAA
- a CDS encoding type II TA system antitoxin MqsA family protein, whose product MTCPQCGQPLPRPEVVRLYHYRESGLDNVYLKDITTYRCACGERVIKIPAVEHVHDAIAAELLSKSSLLTGAEFRFLRKWAGLTAPELASALGIKTRITISRWENDKARLTAAADRAIRLLVMRMKEDALNRRLFEHVTVAEQFRRIAPTARRFRITIASKDLNGAAAISPGRARRAKTA is encoded by the coding sequence ATGACGTGTCCCCAGTGCGGTCAACCGCTCCCCCGCCCCGAAGTCGTGCGGCTGTATCACTACCGCGAATCCGGGCTCGACAACGTGTACCTGAAAGACATCACTACCTACCGGTGCGCCTGTGGCGAACGGGTCATCAAGATCCCCGCCGTGGAGCACGTTCACGACGCGATCGCCGCCGAACTGTTGTCTAAGTCCTCCCTGCTGACCGGAGCGGAGTTTCGCTTCCTCCGCAAGTGGGCGGGCCTCACCGCGCCCGAACTCGCCTCCGCACTCGGCATCAAAACCCGGATCACGATCTCTCGCTGGGAAAACGATAAAGCGCGGCTCACGGCCGCGGCGGACCGTGCCATACGGCTGTTGGTGATGCGGATGAAAGAAGACGCGCTCAACCGGCGGCTCTTCGAGCACGTGACCGTCGCTGAACAGTTCCGCCGGATCGCACCCACGGCGCGACGGTTTCGGATCACGATTGCTTCTAAGGACCTGAACGGGGCAGCGGCCATCTCACCGGGTAGAGCGCGGCGGGCGAAGACCGCGTGA
- a CDS encoding protease complex subunit PrcB family protein yields MLGQQPTAGYALHVTRVSQEGGVVRVGLRVARPPPGRVLAAVVTQPYVMIQVDRVPRLDTVMFVGEDRQVLQSISLLKSN; encoded by the coding sequence GTGCTGGGACAACAACCCACTGCCGGGTATGCCCTCCACGTCACGCGGGTCTCACAGGAGGGTGGAGTGGTGCGCGTGGGCCTTCGCGTGGCGCGTCCCCCTCCGGGTCGCGTGTTGGCGGCGGTCGTCACACAGCCCTATGTCATGATTCAAGTGGACCGTGTTCCACGGCTCGATACGGTGATGTTCGTCGGCGAGGATCGCCAGGTGTTGCAGAGTATTTCGCTCCTGAAATCGAACTGA